The Chryseobacterium glaciei DNA window AATACAGATAATAATTTTTCTAAAGAAATATTACCAACAAAGGATAAAAACGTTTGCTTACTTATATAATCTACAACTTCCTCAAAAAAGAGAGAATGTTTTTCATAAGGAATATTAAATTGTAATCTTTTATTATTATAATATTCTCTAAGTAAAATAGGTATATCAAGAGTTTTTTGAACATTTTCTTTCCATAAAGGATATATAACAAAGTGAGGTCTATATTCTTCTGTGCGTGGTAATTTTATTAATTCCAAACCGATAATTACCGGGCCTACCACTTTATATAATTTGTTTTGTGAATAAACTGATAAATGAGGAAAGGCAAGATGCCAATCCTCAATTACTTTCTTTTTTATTGTTTTGTCTATTGCCATTTTTTAATACTTTATGGTCTAATTATTTGTATTGAGTAACCTTTAAAAGAGTTAGAATATTTTGTAAATTGGCTGTTGCTCATTACTGCTGTGCCAAACTTATAATCATAAATTGTCTGGGTATTATGATTAACTACGTCTAAAAATCCTCTGCCTGTTTCTTTATTAAAATATTGATTAAATTCTAATCCCCTATCTCCATATATTTTTTGGTACCTACTAACAAGATTATTGGAATAAGTATGTTTAGCTGTTCCTGCAAATCTACCTGTCCCACCAATAGCTCTTTCTGCTTTTTGAGCTGCTCTTGTCAGCAGTTCTCCATCACTCATTACTTTCGATTGTCCGGCTACCGTTTTCAATTCTCCCCATTTTGTAATAGGGGTCATTTGTTCCGTTTGAGGGTCGATATTGTATCCCACAATTCTTTGAGCCGCTCCATCTGCTTCTCCAACAGTAACGGTATATTTTATCCCTGAAGAACCAACCTTTGGCGTAGCTCCTACCGTTGTAGTTTTTGGTGTATTATTTAAAGCCCATGTGCTTCTTCCAACTCCCACAGATTTGTTTGTCCACATATTGTTAGTCGGCAAACCTGCCTTAGCCGCACCTGCATTTGCTATTGCTTGCTGGATACCCCCGGCAACACCACCTAGAACGCCACCCATTACAAGTCCTGATGCGGCTCCCGTCAAAGTGCCTTCTATGATGTTTTCTCCAAACATCGCGGCAGTAGAAAAGCCACTAATAGCACCTGCTACAAGACCTCCTGCGCCTCCTGCGATAGCACCACCTAATATCCCTCCGGATATTCCCCAAGTGGCGGCGGCATAACCTGCGGCGGCGGCTCCTGCTGCTGCACCAACTCCTCCAGTAAATGCTCCTACTGCTGCACCCATGGCAATTTTACCCCAGGTTGCACTCCAGTTCCATTTTGTGGGGTTCCATGAGCCGTTTGCTTTAACTCCCGTTAAATAAGCTCCTGCAACCGCACCGATTATGATAAATACAAATTCCCCGTCAGGATCTGCATACATCAAAGGATTATTAAATACATACCCATATTTATTGTAGTTTTGGGTATAAAATGGATCTTGTATGTTTTCGTCCGCGTTTAAGAATCTTCGTAGCAAAGGATCATACAATCTGCCATTCATGTGGATGATGCCTACTTCCAAGAAGTGCTCATGACCGGTGTAGCCACGATCTACAATTAAGCCACCAAATGAACCTATGGTGTAAAGTATACTTTTTTTACCTACGGAAATTTTGCCGTCTCCGATTTGTAAATGGGTTAAGTTACCCCAAGCATCAAAATGTCTCTGCTCCAGTTTGTTTCCTGCTTCATCACTTATGGCAAGGATACTTCCAAGATAATCTTTGTGCAAAAATTTATAAGAACCACTACTCTCTGTATAGCCTTTCAAATATACAATATTACTTTCATATGGTGTCCCACCGATATAAATGAGATGTTTTTCTTTGCCGGTAGCATTATCCTTTATGACTTCAAAACTTCCGTCCTCACTATAGAATTTGGTAAACATTCCACTACCATCTGTACTAAAGTTTCCTCCATAGGTCACTTTTTGTCTCATACCGCTAAGTCCGTACTTAAATGCTACGTCACCTTTTTCACCATCAATAAATACAGGGTCATTATTCTCATTGTAGGCAATGCTTTGAATCAGGTCATTCTGATAATTCTGAACCCCTGCTGCATTCAATGTCATTCCGGTTGGTTGATAAATTTTAGCAGAATTTTCAAACTTTATGGTTCCCACCTGATCGTTCTCTTTTATCCTGCCTTTTATATCGTAAACATTGCTGTTCGTTGCAACTCCCCATACAGGATCTGTCCATTTTATAAGCCTGTTGTTATCGTCATAATCAAAGGATTCTGTGATATTAAAATCTCCTTCAGTCGTCCTGCTCCTTAATTCATTTTTAAGCGCATCAAAAACATATGAAAGTCTCAGTAAATTAGGTTTTACTGCAGATGATTGATTAACATACGCTAGATAACCATTCGGATCATAGGTGTTGTTTACATTTACCGCGCCTAATTTGGCTCTTACGACCAGTCCTTTGGCGTTGGTTTCTTGCAGTTCCCAAAGAACTTTCCCTGTCAGTTTATCTTTTACTTGGGTAAGTTCTCCATTCCAGTCACTGTATACATTTTCTACCTGAACTTTGGTAATCACGCCCTCTGAACGCAATTGTTTATCATAAGAAGTTACCCTTCCTTTGTTATCATATACAATACCATTTTGAGTATATCTTATTCCATAGCCATTTTCAACGGATGATAAAAGTCTTCCCTGGAAGTCATAAATAAAATTAGTCCTGATGAACTCTCCTGAAACAGTTCCGGATTTTACAAGAAGAGATCCTTTATCATCATATGTAAAAGAAATACTTTTATTGGTTGCCTGCCCTCCGTCGGTTGTAGAAAGTTCTGTTTGGGAAACAAGTTGCCCTAAAGTATTATAGGCATACTCTTTAATTCCTTTGGGACTGATTGTTTTTTTAGCTTGCCCGAATCCATTATATTCATATTTGTAGATTCCATTTGAAGGATCGTTAAACTCAGATTTTCTTCCCCAGCTGTCATAGAGGGTTTTTACAATATTTTCAGCATATTTAGCCTGAATCTGTTCTCCGGCAGCATTGTAAGAGAATCCAACCGTTCCTCCTTTATCCGTGCTGGAAATTACATTACCTAAAGCATCGGTTGTTGTCGAATTGGTTCTTGCATATCCGTTTATTTCCTTAACAGTCGTTGTTAATCCTGAAACGGAAGTTTCCATTTTCTTCCCAGTGAATGAAGTAGCAGTTACTTTGGTAGGAAATACAGAATCATCATAGGAAAAAATATTCCATTGGCTTGGGTTTTGTCCATCAAAATAAGGCTCGGATTCTTTAAGTTTTCTTCCTAAAATATCATATTGGATATCTTTAGAAACAAATTGCCCTTGCGCAAAAGCTTTTGTAGTAGTTTTATATTCCTGCCCTAATTTATTGGTGAAAACTTTTGAAACATTTCCGTCCGCATCGTACTGACTTACAGTAGTATTTGAATGATCATCCTTTTCATAGGTATACGTAGTGGTTCCTTCTGTACTGGTCGTCGAAGTCAATAATTTTCCCCAATGATCATACGTATTGGTAAGGGTATTTCCCCAAGGATCTGTCTTCGTTACTACCTGTCCCCAATCATTGTAAATAATTCCCGTTTCTAATCCTAAATTATCTGTTTTTTTCTCAACAAACCTTCCCTTGGAATCATACCGGGATTTAGCCGATTGTATTTGAGAATCGACACTGTTATTTATTACCTTTTCGATAATATTTCCAAAACCATCATAGGAATAGGTTTCCAATGTATATTCTGTATTATCCCTGTTCCACGTTTTTATAGTTTTTAGCCTGTTATTTTCATAAGAATACTCCTCTTTACCAGATTTTGTATCGCCATAAGCCTGAACAATATCTGTTTTGGATGCTGGAAGTCCTACATAGTAATTTGCCCCTGCTCCGGATGCGTTGTTATTATATAGGTAATTAGAAGTCGTTATGGCGTAACCATTGTTCACATTAGTAATACTTTGTGAAGGAAGATAATAATCTCCGTAAGTAATTTCTGCTGTTGAAATAGTACTTGTTAAAAAGTCCTTTGTTGTGGTACTTTTAGGTTTGATAGCAGTAACTACTTTTGGCTTGTCTGCTTCCGCAACAGAGGTAACAACCTGCCCATTTAATAATTTATCTGTTTGATATATCGTTGATTTAAAAGTCAGCAGTTCATTATTATTGACAGAAATATCTGTCGGAAAAATTTTAGATTCAATATTGGTTCTGATACTCCATTCTTTTACCGGAAGCCCCTCCTGTAAAGGATCGATTTCAGTTCCTGACCATATTTTGGTGTTTTCTAAACCATCAGCATACCACGATGAACGGGCAGACTGGTGATAGCCCATTATTCCTTTTCCCTGAAGATGACCTGTCATTCCTCTGTATCGGAAATCCTGTTTTCTTCCTTCCTGCTCCAGTTGTGACACTGCATATCCTTTATCTATTCTGTTCAAAGAATAATAAGGGTATAACGCATTATTTGATTTTTTATAAAAATTAGAATTA harbors:
- a CDS encoding RHS repeat-associated core domain-containing protein, with translation MNFYNKKKRLFWSLVLLCTSIAGFSQTTPVPKFHDTKGAIEVDARGQLEYTLPISLPPGVKNIAPEINLTYSSNAGNGIAGQGWNISGISSISRLGKTIEKDGEQKAVQLDYSDYYSFNGQKLILKSGEYGKDGAEYVTEKYSNIKIKSLGNQSNWKQPEYWEVTFEDGSQAWYGNTTAGWNDAANRLNFNIVKWKDINGNIIRYNYEQQENVSIIKSITWGGNEPLGKNDFNEILFNYTDRNNFETAFVNGPGTLFTQKKILQNIIVKTNGNLFNKYIVEYTTDATGYQYVKNITEHNSNEEPSNSAEFTYSPQKPTEISGWNMDSQALFDKLKLTGDFNGDAYLDFIMTDGTIKLGAFNDTFNVVQTNKTFNDHSLVVNSLLDETGKSYNGNGVIEYDNNKVSGYIFRDNIFVKVFEKLLPETCTSCVHQVNMMNEGDINGDGISDVFIATTSGGFSYKYIIDLKNANTPVFTYSTNGFNDSSYPNQKYLDIDGDGKVEIINISNIAYTVFEFVKTAPNQYQKKIKFSANLEEAKGDDFPVLLGDFNGDGKLDFSIPIAEKNVGLADWRFYIGTGQSFYSIYKPDFLVYKSESAQNNGAWLRFSRTNYSVTDLNADGKSDIVQVFSYSNKLTENARTVGVTVNSMISKGAMASGALLNFELKNIYTYPAPGTFNVHTPVDDLAIYQPLTNVIRSNNNYYNVFLFRKDNILKIKAPTGVDELKRIQSINQGGVTTFVKYLELTPDNSINSNFYKKSNNALYPYYSLNRIDKGYAVSQLEQEGRKQDFRYRGMTGHLQGKGIMGYHQSARSSWYADGLENTKIWSGTEIDPLQEGLPVKEWSIRTNIESKIFPTDISVNNNELLTFKSTIYQTDKLLNGQVVTSVAEADKPKVVTAIKPKSTTTKDFLTSTISTAEITYGDYYLPSQSITNVNNGYAITTSNYLYNNNASGAGANYYVGLPASKTDIVQAYGDTKSGKEEYSYENNRLKTIKTWNRDNTEYTLETYSYDGFGNIIEKVINNSVDSQIQSAKSRYDSKGRFVEKKTDNLGLETGIIYNDWGQVVTKTDPWGNTLTNTYDHWGKLLTSTTSTEGTTTYTYEKDDHSNTTVSQYDADGNVSKVFTNKLGQEYKTTTKAFAQGQFVSKDIQYDILGRKLKESEPYFDGQNPSQWNIFSYDDSVFPTKVTATSFTGKKMETSVSGLTTTVKEINGYARTNSTTTDALGNVISSTDKGGTVGFSYNAAGEQIQAKYAENIVKTLYDSWGRKSEFNDPSNGIYKYEYNGFGQAKKTISPKGIKEYAYNTLGQLVSQTELSTTDGGQATNKSISFTYDDKGSLLVKSGTVSGEFIRTNFIYDFQGRLLSSVENGYGIRYTQNGIVYDNKGRVTSYDKQLRSEGVITKVQVENVYSDWNGELTQVKDKLTGKVLWELQETNAKGLVVRAKLGAVNVNNTYDPNGYLAYVNQSSAVKPNLLRLSYVFDALKNELRSRTTEGDFNITESFDYDDNNRLIKWTDPVWGVATNSNVYDIKGRIKENDQVGTIKFENSAKIYQPTGMTLNAAGVQNYQNDLIQSIAYNENNDPVFIDGEKGDVAFKYGLSGMRQKVTYGGNFSTDGSGMFTKFYSEDGSFEVIKDNATGKEKHLIYIGGTPYESNIVYLKGYTESSGSYKFLHKDYLGSILAISDEAGNKLEQRHFDAWGNLTHLQIGDGKISVGKKSILYTIGSFGGLIVDRGYTGHEHFLEVGIIHMNGRLYDPLLRRFLNADENIQDPFYTQNYNKYGYVFNNPLMYADPDGEFVFIIIGAVAGAYLTGVKANGSWNPTKWNWSATWGKIAMGAAVGAFTGGVGAAAGAAAAGYAAATWGISGGILGGAIAGGAGGLVAGAISGFSTAAMFGENIIEGTLTGAASGLVMGGVLGGVAGGIQQAIANAGAAKAGLPTNNMWTNKSVGVGRSTWALNNTPKTTTVGATPKVGSSGIKYTVTVGEADGAAQRIVGYNIDPQTEQMTPITKWGELKTVAGQSKVMSDGELLTRAAQKAERAIGGTGRFAGTAKHTYSNNLVSRYQKIYGDRGLEFNQYFNKETGRGFLDVVNHNTQTIYDYKFGTAVMSNSQFTKYSNSFKGYSIQIIRP